A single window of Nasonia vitripennis strain AsymCx chromosome 4, Nvit_psr_1.1, whole genome shotgun sequence DNA harbors:
- the LOC103317766 gene encoding uncharacterized protein LOC103317766 — protein MRPSRLLLVLAILLVIENDGVVGQSNDTVWKGFSVTCNNDDKGEVTNVSVSCHGIRLVRKIVQKLLEEAKRKRSLEIVDGVSLVQKDEEEGFNRGARVLKESGQTSTVMSFLENRELRIKLPSFLPANLEDAIEGSLPSAEQAKGRGGGGGGGGGGFGGGKGGNGMMMMALMMGKTMAAMGFGALALLAMKALMVSSLALMLSLIVAAKKLASSKEDDSHHVVYAQEVSSHHRRRRSLGSKHDHLKNQPYRGYINLPTEM, from the exons ATGAGGCCGTCGCGATTGCTCTTAGTCCTCGCGATTCTCCTTGTTATCGAGAACGACGGAGTTGTTGGTCAGAGTAATGACACTGTGTGGAAGGGTTTCTCGGTTACGTGCAACAATGATGATAAGGGGGAGGTGACGAACGTGTCAGTGTCCTGTCACGGGATCAGGCTTGTCAGAAAGATTGTACAGAAGCTGTTGGAAGAGGCCAAGAGGAAGAGGAGCCTGGAGATCGTGGATGGAGTCAGTTTGGTGCAGAAGGACGAAGAGGAGGGTTTCAACAGAGGTGCGAGAGTTTTAAAGGAGTCTGGCCAGACTTCGACAGTGATGAGCTTTCTGGAGAACAGAGAGCTCAGGATCAAGTTGCCAAGTTTCTTACCCGCAAATCTGGAAGATGCCATTGAGGGAAGCTTACCCTCTGCTGAGCAAG CCAAAGGTCGTGGTGGTGgaggcggcggtggcggcggcggatTCGGCGGAGGCAAAGGGGGTAACGgaatgatgatgatggctcTGATGATGG gCAAAACTATGGCAGCAATGGGTTTCGGTGCCCTGGCCCTTCTGGCTATGAAAGCTCTGATGGTTTCGTCACTTGCTCTGATGCTCTCTTTGATTGTAGCGGCGAAAAAATTAGCGAGTAGCAAGGAGGACGATAGCCACCACGTCGTGTACGCGCAGGAGGTCAGCTCGCATCACCGGCGACGCAGGAGCCTTGGAAGCAAGCACGACCACCTCAAGAATCAGCCATACCGAGGATACATAAACTTACCGACCGAGATGTAG
- the LOC100117781 gene encoding uncharacterized protein LOC100117781 translates to MKAIIALVVACLVGVALSSPVEKLDKISVVEQQSVTTLTDRTKYEEDVLRKLNLKCSQNDLSSCVFLKLVTYMNKLLKKASFELTDDIEIRKTSQATEEVVSFQSSGRAAGQDEESEVFDLIASKVYAFVKSRSIKWRFLPEDDVVVSAKEDDTGALNLGLSIERSENAVQDGRGKKNNMGPLLAAAVLKIGLIGGLAFKGLALLVGKALLLSKIALLLAGIIGLKKLFSHQKHVTYEVVAHPHHSASHTIESHGHGGDYSGGWARNFHERQTEAAQQMAYSAHKPQ, encoded by the exons ATGAAGGCCATAATCGCACTTGTCGTCGCGTGCCTGGTGGGCGTAGCCCTGTCCAGCCCAGTGGAAAAGCTGGACAAGATCAGCGTCGTCGAGCAGCAGTCGGTGACGACGTTGACCGATCGTACCAAATACGAGGAGGACGTTCTCCGCAAGTTGAACCTCAAGTGCTCGCAGAACGACCTGTCGAGCTGCGTCTTCCTCAAGCTGGTCACTTACATGAACAAGTTGCTGAAGAAGGCCTCGTTTGAGTTGACCGACGACATTGAGATCCGCAAGACCAGCCAGGCGACGGAGGAGGTCGTGAGCTTCCAGTCGTCCGGACGCGCAGCTGGACAGGACGAGGAGTCCGAGGTCTTCGACCTCATCGCCAGCAAGGTCTACGCCTTCGTCAAGTCGCGCAGCATCAAGTGGAGGTTCCTCCCCGAGGACGACGTCGTCGTCTCGGCCAAAGAGGACGACACTGGTGCCCTCAACCTGGGACTCTCCATCGAGCGCTCCGAGAACGCCGTTCAGGATG GTCGTGGCAAGAAGAACAACATGGGCCCACTGCTCGCCGCAGCCGTTCTCAAGATCGGTCTGATCGGTGGTCTCGCCTTCAAGGGGCTGGCCCTCCTCGTCGGCAAGGCCCTTCTGCTCTCGAAGATCGCCCTCCTGCTGGCCGGTATCATCGGCCTGAAGAAGCTCTTCTCGCACCAGAAGCACGTGACGTACGAGGTGGTGGCCCACCCGCACCACAGCGCTAGCCACACCATCGAGAGCCACGGCCACGGCGGCGACTACTCCGGAGGCTGGGCCAGGAACTTCCACGAGCGCCAGACCGAGGCTGCCCAGCAGATGGCCTACTCCGCTCACAAGCCCCAGTGA
- the LOC100117746 gene encoding uncharacterized protein LOC100117746: MRLDPLSITWLLVLAVTLSAARGDKVTFQEDAAEESPRPSDFVPGEIRVEDDSNPEVRYNRQRSNGTRQGKDLLDWIGLGTGHHVDPYLARINEGCLNGDFAECFKSRALNTFSDFFDQDLYNLNDNVKVIRMPRDVVKEVSRQPYEYAASARSEDSEWDSLVKFAMRKAERFIKTAAFEVNVPSWVTGDNEVYAPRFIDEIADEIDVLENKKDTLFSRNRLKRLLIPMLIVLKLFKLKLLLFLPLILGLASFKKFLGFMAIVIPGLIGFFKLCKPLTQTYTPPVYSPSGIGFPGGHYKENHGFHHEQQHGSYSHPAPAYHEQSHGGDTVNFGQELAYQGYRDYKKK; the protein is encoded by the exons ATGAGGCTCGACCCGCTGTCGATAACTTGGCTCCTCGTGCTCGCGGTAACGCTGAGCGCCGCTAGAGGCGACAAGGTCACTTTCCAGGAAGATGCTGCCGAAGAGTCGCCGCGTCCTTCGGACTTTG TTCCAGGTGAAATACGAGTCGAGGATGACTCGAATCCAGAGGTTCGGTACAACCGACAGAGATCAAACGGGACACGACAGGGCAAGGACCTGTTGGACTGGATCGGCCTCGGTACCGGACACCACGTCGATCCTTATTTGGCCAGAATAAACGAGGGATGCCTGAATGGAGATTTTGCGGAATGCTTCAAGTCTCGGGCGCTGAACACGTTTTCCGATTTCTTTGATCAAGATCTGTACAATTTGAATGATAATGTCAAGGTCATAAGGATGCCTAGGGATGTCGTAAAGGAAGTTAGTAGACAACCTTACGAGTATGCTGCTTCTGCAAG ATCTGAAGATTCAGAATGGGACTCGCTTGTGAAATTCGCCATGAGGAAAGCCGAGCGATTCATCAAAACTGCCGCTTTTGAAGTAAACGTTCCTTCCTGGGTGACGGGCGACAATGAAGTATATGCTCCGAGATTTATCGATGAAATTGCCGATGAAATCGATGTTCTTGAAAATAAGAAGGACACCTTGTTCT CTCGCAACCGTCTAAAGAGGCTACTGATCCCGATGCTGATCGTTCTCAAGCTCTTCAAGCTGAAGCTTCTCCTGTTTCTGCCTTTGATCTTGGGTCTTGCTTCCTTCAAAAAGTTCCTCGGCTTCATGGCGATCGTTATCCCAGGACTAATCGGTTTCTTTAAGCTCTGCAAGCCTCTTACGCAGACCTACACACCACCAGTCTACTCACCCAGTGGAATCGGTTTCCCAGGTGGTCACTACAAAGAAAATCACGGATTCCATCATGAACAACAACACGGCTCGTACTCACACCCAGCACCGGCTTACCATGAACAAAGTCACGGTGGCGATACCGTCAATTTTGGCCAAGAGCTTGCGTACCAGGGCTATCGCGACTACAAGAAGAAGTAG
- the LOC103317765 gene encoding uncharacterized protein LOC103317765 isoform X1, producing the protein MASVRASQIVDSKKESSEPLVKVIGHAEPDEATTPGPPSRRISRRRMMARAGALLAVALLSLLARPAAALNVRSKATVERSIDLAASGLDNGLERGAELQQHPHGSPDKPSKFDLDVSQYTETDDESLYELEKTKMQAGEKSQVSAEEKITTEPEVKTTVATTTEEENSGKPSNKSKCDDSTISVKCIEKRIGSFLRTVSTVETLNVTDSVQIVKKKDDSAGELKNVDNVNSTSLVDQIHRFAREHVVKIKLPRSMLAPRESRTFFGAFGLKKLLLPLFIGAQIIKSILIALFLPSIIGSIGKIVGKGVTSFAQSSQNPPQQMEENYEFKDNQDLYNDDYMTRQPLGTLPASAMYDESMLQTKAPEIASRYSFVDPRLTPMNALSDRYYTRHMVNPQAKRQDFKVFHEIPTSSLLLTNYDPFYSPLLSRLDAVFSRLGHNTEGCREYAVCAMYRSPARYAPYSNLVSAQLSRELNELRKPSSDNPDVLRFFRYMKAAKDGQDGVRCEDAYADCAGARDDQTIRQNQAMLATYQDIDKLVHARKL; encoded by the exons ATGGCGTCGGTGCGTGCAAGTCAAATTGTAGACTCAAAAAAGGAGAGCAGCGAGCCGCTCGTG AAAGTAATCGGACACGCAGAACCGGACGAAGCAACAACTCCAGGACCCCCGTCACGGCGGATCAGCAGGAGGAGGATGATGGCGAGGGCTGGAGCGCTCTTGGCCGTGGCCTTGTTGAGCCTGCTGGCGAGGCCGGCCGCGGCTCTGAACGTGCGCTCCAAGGCCACGGTCGAGAGGTCCATCGATCTCGCGGCCAGCGGCCTCGACAATGGCCTCGAGCGCGGCGCtgagctgcagcagcatccGCACGGGTCCCCGGACAAGCCGAGCAAGTTCGACCTCGACGTCAGCCAGTACACGGAGACCGACGACGAGTCGCTTTACGAGCTCGAGAAGACGAAGATGCAGGCTGGCGAGAAGAGCCAGGTTAGCGCCGAGGAGAAGATCACGACC GAACCCGAGGTGAAGACGACCGTGGCCACGACCACCGAGGAGGAGAACAGCGGTAAACCGTCGAACAAGTCCAAGTGCGACGACTCGACGATCTCAGTGAAGTGTATAGAGAAGAGAATCGGAAGTTTCTTGAGGACAGTTTCGACGGTCGAAACGCTGAACGTCACCGATTCTGTGCAAATTGTGAAGAAAAAAGACGATTCCGCCGGCGAATTGAAAAATGTAGATAACGTGAACAGTACCTCTCTAGTGGATCAAATTCACAGGTTTGCGCGCGAACACGTGGTAAAGATAAAATTGCCGAGAAGTATGCTAGCGCCAAGAGAATCGAGAACCTTCTTCGGCG CATTCGGCTTgaagaagctgctgctgccgctcttCATCGGGGCGCAGATCATCAAGAGCATCCTCATAGCCCTGTTCCTGCCCAGCATCATCGGCAGCATCGGCAAGATCGTCGGAAAAG GTGTAACCTCGTTCGCACAGTCCTCGCAGAATCCCCCGCAGCAAATGGAGGAGAACTACGAGTTCAAGGATAATCAGGACCTTTACAACGATGATTACATGACGCGCCAGCCACTGGGCACACTGCCGGCATCGGCCATGTATGACGAAAGCATGCTGCAAACCAAAGCCCCGGAGATAGCCTCGCGCTACTCGTTCGTCGATCCGCGACTCACGCCGATGAACGCGCTCTCCGACCGCTATTACACCCGGCACATGGTCAACCCGCAAGCCAAGAGGCAGGACTTCAAG GTGTTCCACGAGATACCAACGAGTTCGCTGCTCCTGACGAACTACGACCCGTTCTACTCGCCGCTGCTCTCGCGTCTGGACGCGGTCTTCTCTCGACTGGGCCACAACACGGAAGGCTGTCGGGAGTACGCCGTCTGCGCGATGTACCGGAGTCCAGCCAGGTACGCGCCCTACTCCAACTTGGTCTCGGCTCAGCTGTCCCGAGAACTCAACGAGCTGCGGAAGCCCAGCTCCGACAACCCCGACGTCCTGCGTTTCTTCCGGTACATGAAGGCCGCCAAGGACGGCCAGGACGGGGTCAGGTGCGAGGACGCCTACGCGGACTGTGCCGGGGCCAGGGACGACCAGACCATCAGGCAGAACCAGGCGATGCTCGCCACCTACCAGGATATTGACAAGCTCGTACATGCCAGGAAGTTGTAG
- the LOC103317765 gene encoding uncharacterized protein LOC103317765 isoform X2: protein MMARAGALLAVALLSLLARPAAALNVRSKATVERSIDLAASGLDNGLERGAELQQHPHGSPDKPSKFDLDVSQYTETDDESLYELEKTKMQAGEKSQVSAEEKITTEPEVKTTVATTTEEENSGKPSNKSKCDDSTISVKCIEKRIGSFLRTVSTVETLNVTDSVQIVKKKDDSAGELKNVDNVNSTSLVDQIHRFAREHVVKIKLPRSMLAPRESRTFFGAFGLKKLLLPLFIGAQIIKSILIALFLPSIIGSIGKIVGKGVTSFAQSSQNPPQQMEENYEFKDNQDLYNDDYMTRQPLGTLPASAMYDESMLQTKAPEIASRYSFVDPRLTPMNALSDRYYTRHMVNPQAKRQDFKVFHEIPTSSLLLTNYDPFYSPLLSRLDAVFSRLGHNTEGCREYAVCAMYRSPARYAPYSNLVSAQLSRELNELRKPSSDNPDVLRFFRYMKAAKDGQDGVRCEDAYADCAGARDDQTIRQNQAMLATYQDIDKLVHARKL from the exons ATGATGGCGAGGGCTGGAGCGCTCTTGGCCGTGGCCTTGTTGAGCCTGCTGGCGAGGCCGGCCGCGGCTCTGAACGTGCGCTCCAAGGCCACGGTCGAGAGGTCCATCGATCTCGCGGCCAGCGGCCTCGACAATGGCCTCGAGCGCGGCGCtgagctgcagcagcatccGCACGGGTCCCCGGACAAGCCGAGCAAGTTCGACCTCGACGTCAGCCAGTACACGGAGACCGACGACGAGTCGCTTTACGAGCTCGAGAAGACGAAGATGCAGGCTGGCGAGAAGAGCCAGGTTAGCGCCGAGGAGAAGATCACGACC GAACCCGAGGTGAAGACGACCGTGGCCACGACCACCGAGGAGGAGAACAGCGGTAAACCGTCGAACAAGTCCAAGTGCGACGACTCGACGATCTCAGTGAAGTGTATAGAGAAGAGAATCGGAAGTTTCTTGAGGACAGTTTCGACGGTCGAAACGCTGAACGTCACCGATTCTGTGCAAATTGTGAAGAAAAAAGACGATTCCGCCGGCGAATTGAAAAATGTAGATAACGTGAACAGTACCTCTCTAGTGGATCAAATTCACAGGTTTGCGCGCGAACACGTGGTAAAGATAAAATTGCCGAGAAGTATGCTAGCGCCAAGAGAATCGAGAACCTTCTTCGGCG CATTCGGCTTgaagaagctgctgctgccgctcttCATCGGGGCGCAGATCATCAAGAGCATCCTCATAGCCCTGTTCCTGCCCAGCATCATCGGCAGCATCGGCAAGATCGTCGGAAAAG GTGTAACCTCGTTCGCACAGTCCTCGCAGAATCCCCCGCAGCAAATGGAGGAGAACTACGAGTTCAAGGATAATCAGGACCTTTACAACGATGATTACATGACGCGCCAGCCACTGGGCACACTGCCGGCATCGGCCATGTATGACGAAAGCATGCTGCAAACCAAAGCCCCGGAGATAGCCTCGCGCTACTCGTTCGTCGATCCGCGACTCACGCCGATGAACGCGCTCTCCGACCGCTATTACACCCGGCACATGGTCAACCCGCAAGCCAAGAGGCAGGACTTCAAG GTGTTCCACGAGATACCAACGAGTTCGCTGCTCCTGACGAACTACGACCCGTTCTACTCGCCGCTGCTCTCGCGTCTGGACGCGGTCTTCTCTCGACTGGGCCACAACACGGAAGGCTGTCGGGAGTACGCCGTCTGCGCGATGTACCGGAGTCCAGCCAGGTACGCGCCCTACTCCAACTTGGTCTCGGCTCAGCTGTCCCGAGAACTCAACGAGCTGCGGAAGCCCAGCTCCGACAACCCCGACGTCCTGCGTTTCTTCCGGTACATGAAGGCCGCCAAGGACGGCCAGGACGGGGTCAGGTGCGAGGACGCCTACGCGGACTGTGCCGGGGCCAGGGACGACCAGACCATCAGGCAGAACCAGGCGATGCTCGCCACCTACCAGGATATTGACAAGCTCGTACATGCCAGGAAGTTGTAG